A region of Etheostoma cragini isolate CJK2018 chromosome 2, CSU_Ecrag_1.0, whole genome shotgun sequence DNA encodes the following proteins:
- the hmx1 gene encoding homeobox protein HMX1: MQEKRTDSPTPASSRASSFFIENLLGKGRNRHESTSEGSPGEDGAETRVLGTHQAEASAPAPDGSGSKAQSPSRVSPVRWYRGGAVLNFKALEAPQSPRDTPSSDDHCCSISTSDRCSPAVSEPMTEGSDDTDRKTGDSSLTDDNVDARSEPDAASDPRSTRKKKTRTVFSRSQVFQLESTFDVKRYLSSSERAGLASSLHLTETQVKIWFQNRRNKWKRQLAADLEAAHIPHSTQRIVRVPILYHEGPAPTAALGFNLSGHPLSPPGFSSSMYPLSSFAHSMSMLRSQMSGLV, encoded by the exons ATGCAGGAGAAGCGGACGGACAGCCCGACTCCTGCTTCATCGAGAGCGTCCTCGTTTTTTATCGAGAACCTCCTGGGCAAAGGGCGGAACAGGCACGAGTCGACGTCGGAAGGGAGTCCCGGGGAAGACGGTGCGGAGACCAGAGTCCTGGGCACACATCAAGCCGAGGCGAGCGCTCCGGCGCCTGATGGCTCCGGTTCCAAAGCCCAGTCCCCGTCCAGAGTCTCGCCGGTGCGGTGGTACCGCGGGGGGGCTGTCTTAAACTTCAAAGCGTTGGAAGCACCACAGA GTCCGAGAGACACTCCCAGCTCAGACGACCACTGCTGCTCCATCTCGACCAGTGACAGGTGCTCCCCCGCAGTGTCCGAGCCCATGACGGAGGGCAGCGACGACACCGACCGGAAAACAGGCGACAGCAGTCTGACCGACGACAACGTTGACGCGCGCTCGGAGCCGGACGCGGCCTCGGACCCGCGCTCCACCCGGAAGAAGAAGACTCGGACCGTGTTCAGCCGCAGTCAGGTGTTCCAGCTGGAGTCCACCTTCGACGTGAAGCGGTACCTGAGCAGCTCGGAGAGAGCGGGGCTGGCGTCGTCTCTCCACCTGACGGAGACGCAGGTGAAGATCTGGTTCCAGAACCGGAGGAACAAGTGGAAGAGACAGCTGGCGGCGGACCTCGAGGCCGCGCACATCCCACACTCGACCCAGCGGATTGTCAGGGTCCCCATTCTGTATCACGAGGGGCCCGCACCCACGGCAGCGCTGGGTTTTAACCTGAGCGGGCATCCCCTTTCTCCACCCGGCTTCTCCAGCTCCATGTACCCCCTGTCCTCGTTCGCTCACTCCATGAGCATGTTGAGATCGCAGATGAGCGGGCTGGTGTAG
- the hmx4 gene encoding H6 family homeobox 4 gives MNRGEPPCRPAASLTFTIDSILNLKTSGRDRGSCHPAGPRDDSATAALKDGLRRSQHGERGAQQRRDPGTRLNDKECAPDGGGAADAAAEARFDSGDSSCDDSSSTTTTATDMQKGAGPAKKSKLIAKKKTRTIFSKRQIFQLESTFDMKRYLSSAERACLASSLQLTETQVKIWFQNRRNKLKRQISTEMDGPVGDYPETGKPVAGGQLPALYKESSLLGRCLLPVPLPVVYPGSSTPYLCFTNASKYFSLYDGDV, from the exons ATGAACAGAGGGGAGCCGCCATGCCGACCCGCCGCCTCGCTCACGTTCACCATTGACAGCATCCTCAACCTGAAGACAAGCGGGAGGGACCGTGGCAGCTGTCACCCCGCCGGACCGCGGGATGACTCGGCCACGGCGGCGCTTAAAGACGGCCTGAGACGGAGCCAGCACGGGGAGCGCGGAGCCCAGCAGCGGCGGGACCCGGGTACCAGGCTTAACGACAAAG AGTGTGCCCCAGACGGCGGCGGGGCGGCGGACGCAGCGGCGGAGGCGCGCTTCGACAGCGGGGACAGCAGCTGCGACGACAGCAGCTCCACGACCACCACGGCCACGGACATGCAGAAAGGAGCCGGTCCCGCCAAGAAGAGCAAGCTGATCGCGAAGAAGAAGACGCGCACTATTTTTTCCAAGAGACAGATCTTCCAGTTGGAGTCTACCTTCGACATGAAGCGCTACCTGAGCAGCGCGGAGCGCGCGTGCCTCGCCAGCTCGCTCCAGCTCACGGAGACCCAGGTGAAAATCTGGTTTCAGAACCGCAGGAATAAGTTGAAACGGCAGATCTCGACCGAAATGGACGGACCCGTCGGCGACTACCCGGAGACGGGGAAGCCCGTGGCGGGGGGGCAGCTGCCGGCCTTGTACAAAGAGAGTAGCCTTCTGGGGAGATGCCTGCTCCCCGTGCCTCTGCCCGTCGTGTACCCGGGCAGCAGCACGCCTTACCTCTGCTTCACTAACGCCAGCAAGTACTTCAGCCTGTACGACGGGGACGTATGA